The following proteins are encoded in a genomic region of Thermococcus pacificus:
- a CDS encoding YchF/TatD family DNA exonuclease — MIDAHAHVEMFKGKAPEIVEESRKRLKAVVDSITEYRKFHVWKSWEILRPYFGFIQPTLGYAPNEARRGNWEKVGKVEAFIREHAGEIVALGEIGLDFYYAKTEEERRNQREIFHHFLGIAVELDLPVVLHARDAEREVFEAIQRAGVRAYFHSYSGPKELALEIAENGHIIGINTGIDFIPEVREAAEVLPLESIVVETDSPYMSPYKGEKNYPWNVEYAVRRIAEIKGLEFEEIEKTTERNAVRFFGLKL; from the coding sequence ATGATAGACGCCCACGCCCACGTTGAGATGTTCAAGGGGAAAGCACCGGAAATCGTAGAGGAGAGCAGGAAGCGCCTTAAAGCTGTCGTCGATTCCATCACGGAATACCGGAAATTCCACGTCTGGAAGAGCTGGGAGATTCTGAGGCCTTACTTCGGCTTCATCCAGCCAACCCTCGGCTACGCGCCGAACGAAGCAAGGAGGGGCAACTGGGAGAAGGTCGGGAAGGTTGAAGCCTTTATCCGTGAGCACGCCGGCGAGATAGTCGCCCTCGGAGAGATTGGGCTGGACTTCTACTACGCGAAGACCGAGGAGGAAAGGAGGAACCAGAGGGAGATTTTCCACCACTTTCTAGGCATTGCGGTCGAGCTCGACCTCCCTGTCGTTCTCCACGCGCGCGATGCCGAACGGGAGGTCTTTGAAGCCATTCAGAGAGCGGGAGTTAGAGCCTACTTCCACTCCTACAGCGGGCCTAAGGAGTTAGCCCTTGAGATAGCGGAGAACGGACATATAATTGGCATAAACACGGGGATAGACTTCATTCCAGAAGTTAGGGAGGCAGCCGAGGTTCTTCCGCTTGAAAGCATCGTTGTGGAGACGGATTCACCATACATGAGTCCGTATAAGGGTGAGAAGAACTACCCCTGGAACGTTGAGTACGCGGTTAGGAGGATAGCAGAGATTAAGGGGCTGGAATTTGAGGAAATTGAAAAGACAACGGAGAGAAACGCGGTCAGGTTTTTCGGACTCAAACTCTAA
- a CDS encoding dihydropteroate synthase-like protein produces the protein MENAGRILLVTGRLAEPLVRKYGKGCDVFVTPVSVAAFLTPELIARYLKKAGIKSEDYGLVLIPGLIRGSAQIIEDELGIPAFKGPRNAMDLPQVLKALSEGFRLSREKPAEDLFSVDALKKVEDIRNKTRNRRYIEDVLKKSWNILIGDLPAGRDFPARILGEVVDAPRLGVEKTVEKALYYLREGADIIDIGMVAGETNLDFIEEIPEIREQLKDNGFDVPISFDSLNTAEIEKALDYADLFLSVDEGNLEALVTEKPVVLIPTNQKEGFFPTKPSERVEFLERLKERAFDLGYKTVIPDLILEHVPHLARSITAFQLYRERNPDDVLLAGVGNVVELYDADSVGMNALLAGIAKELSISLLLTTEVSAKAKGSVRELRRAVDMNLFDMPKDLGFDLLLLKEKRASEWRFEPAEKIIEAGERPVQLEPVYFRVWVENGKIWVNAHRGTEAVLTITGDEPNAIIDTILEHFEISPRHAFYLGRELERAKTALKLRRSYVQEVELFGEFYVGQTL, from the coding sequence ATGGAGAACGCCGGAAGAATCCTCCTCGTCACCGGCAGGCTGGCCGAGCCGCTCGTCAGGAAGTACGGTAAAGGGTGCGACGTCTTCGTTACACCGGTTAGCGTCGCGGCCTTCCTTACGCCAGAGCTCATCGCCCGCTACCTGAAAAAGGCAGGAATCAAGAGCGAGGACTACGGCCTGGTTTTAATCCCAGGCCTCATCCGCGGTTCCGCCCAAATCATTGAAGATGAGCTCGGAATCCCTGCCTTCAAAGGGCCGAGGAACGCTATGGATTTGCCCCAGGTCCTCAAGGCCCTGAGCGAAGGTTTCAGGCTGAGCAGGGAAAAGCCCGCCGAGGACCTCTTCTCCGTTGACGCGCTCAAGAAGGTTGAGGACATAAGGAACAAAACGCGGAACAGGCGTTACATCGAGGATGTCCTGAAGAAGTCGTGGAACATCCTCATAGGGGACCTCCCGGCGGGGAGGGACTTTCCTGCTAGGATTCTTGGTGAAGTTGTTGATGCCCCAAGGCTCGGCGTGGAGAAGACGGTCGAGAAGGCCCTCTACTACCTCCGTGAGGGGGCTGATATAATCGACATCGGCATGGTTGCCGGAGAGACTAACCTTGACTTCATCGAGGAAATACCGGAAATCCGAGAGCAACTCAAAGATAACGGCTTCGACGTTCCCATAAGCTTCGACTCGCTCAACACTGCTGAGATTGAGAAAGCCTTAGACTACGCCGACCTCTTCTTAAGTGTCGATGAGGGCAACCTTGAGGCACTCGTGACTGAAAAGCCCGTTGTCCTGATCCCGACGAACCAGAAAGAGGGCTTCTTTCCGACAAAACCGAGCGAGCGCGTCGAATTCCTCGAAAGGCTAAAAGAGAGGGCTTTTGATTTAGGTTACAAAACGGTCATCCCCGATCTCATCCTTGAGCACGTGCCTCACCTGGCGCGTTCTATCACAGCATTCCAGCTCTACCGCGAGAGGAATCCGGATGACGTTCTGCTCGCGGGTGTCGGGAACGTGGTTGAACTCTACGACGCGGACAGCGTTGGAATGAACGCTCTCCTCGCTGGAATCGCGAAAGAACTTTCCATAAGCCTGCTCCTCACGACTGAAGTCAGCGCGAAGGCAAAGGGCTCGGTGAGGGAGCTTAGGCGGGCGGTGGATATGAACCTCTTCGATATGCCAAAAGACCTCGGCTTTGACCTTTTGCTCCTCAAGGAGAAGAGAGCAAGCGAGTGGAGGTTCGAGCCAGCCGAGAAAATCATCGAGGCCGGGGAAAGGCCCGTTCAGCTTGAGCCGGTTTACTTCCGGGTCTGGGTTGAAAACGGAAAAATCTGGGTCAATGCACACCGCGGGACCGAGGCGGTGCTCACCATAACCGGAGATGAGCCCAACGCGATAATAGACACGATTTTGGAGCACTTCGAGATAAGCCCAAGGCATGCCTTCTACCTCGGGAGGGAGCTTGAGAGGGCGAAGACTGCCTTGAAGTTAAGGCGGAGCTACGTCCAGGAGGTCGAGCTGTTCGGGGAGTTCTACGTGGGGCAGACCCTTTAG
- a CDS encoding DUF3216 domain-containing protein, with translation MAVEAPEVEEVKKLLEELEEEALLARLESFVRLNEGLESKKGKEFIEVSILGFLEGILTVLRGKYPGKEDVEALYRKVKGRREELDEQFRKPRIPYLEEE, from the coding sequence ATGGCCGTTGAGGCTCCGGAAGTTGAAGAGGTCAAGAAATTGCTCGAAGAGCTTGAGGAGGAAGCACTCCTGGCGAGGCTCGAGTCGTTCGTGAGGCTGAACGAAGGCTTGGAAAGCAAGAAAGGGAAGGAGTTCATAGAGGTCTCAATACTGGGCTTCCTTGAGGGTATCCTGACGGTTCTCAGGGGCAAGTACCCTGGAAAAGAGGATGTGGAGGCGCTCTACAGAAAGGTTAAGGGCAGAAGAGAGGAGCTGGACGAACAGTTCCGGAAGCCGAGGATTCCGTACCTGGAGGAAGAGTAA
- a CDS encoding DUF504 domain-containing protein — translation MRKGFVKEVLAKIKYDPRENEGDYYVVIEHRGAYGDVKRIPVEVIELGHGYFFVGDAQIPYHRILKVVRKDGRVIWETRKL, via the coding sequence ATGAGGAAAGGCTTCGTCAAGGAAGTCCTAGCAAAAATCAAGTATGACCCACGGGAGAATGAGGGCGATTACTATGTCGTCATTGAGCACAGGGGAGCTTACGGGGACGTCAAGAGGATTCCAGTTGAGGTGATAGAGCTCGGACACGGCTACTTCTTCGTCGGCGACGCCCAGATACCCTACCACCGCATTCTAAAGGTTGTGCGGAAAGATGGAAGGGTAATCTGGGAGACAAGGAAGCTCTAA
- a CDS encoding MBL fold metallo-hydrolase, producing MRISQIEEFPRELVPVEVPPHTVMLRGIAWDSNVYLVRDGKETLIIDTGTGVNWHVHTGIWEREGYLNGIKKAIIFNTHEHFDHVGGNRPLREWLEGKGIEVLFAAHEVTAKTLEKGNDYVILAYSYGRKFEPQKVDLKLKDGDRLRIGSLELELVHTPGHTAGSSCLYLDDGETRLMFTGDTLFRGTVGRTDLPTGNGWELRESLEKLLEFEVDFGLPGHGRYIDDWKRNLREILGWL from the coding sequence GTGAGGATAAGCCAGATTGAGGAGTTCCCGCGAGAGTTAGTGCCTGTTGAGGTTCCTCCTCATACTGTAATGCTTCGCGGAATCGCGTGGGACTCCAATGTCTACCTCGTGCGAGATGGCAAGGAGACACTAATAATCGACACCGGCACAGGGGTAAATTGGCACGTACACACTGGAATCTGGGAGAGAGAGGGTTACCTTAACGGAATAAAGAAGGCAATCATCTTCAACACCCACGAGCACTTCGACCACGTCGGGGGAAACCGGCCGCTGAGGGAGTGGCTTGAAGGAAAAGGCATCGAAGTCCTCTTCGCCGCCCACGAGGTAACCGCAAAAACGCTGGAGAAAGGCAATGACTACGTTATCCTCGCCTACTCCTACGGGCGAAAGTTTGAGCCGCAGAAGGTGGATTTAAAGCTCAAAGATGGAGACAGGCTCAGAATCGGCTCGCTGGAGCTTGAGTTGGTCCACACGCCGGGTCACACAGCCGGAAGCTCGTGTCTTTATCTGGACGATGGGGAGACGAGGCTCATGTTCACCGGCGATACGCTCTTCAGAGGCACCGTCGGGAGAACCGACCTTCCGACAGGGAACGGCTGGGAGCTGAGGGAGAGTCTTGAGAAACTTTTGGAGTTTGAGGTGGACTTTGGCCTCCCAGGCCACGGAAGGTACATAGACGACTGGAAGAGAAACCTCAGAGAGATATTGGGGTGGCTCTGA
- a CDS encoding metallophosphoesterase family protein produces MKFAHIADVHLGREQFNQPFRYDDYLKAFRESIEKAVKADVDFILIAGDLFHVSRPSPRTIRDAVEVLELPRRKGIPVFAIEGNHDKTIRETSVFDLLEHLGLIHTVGLKREPRKGEFQESKKLSENRYLVWGKVGDLEIHGLRHHTRWQLIRNDGAINVLKALFKGKKGILMLHQAIDYLAKDTPYQDAFDLRLSELPDGFSYYALGHIHVRRIAEPSQTGLSGPLAYPGSLERTEVREASHIIRYSTRDKKPKVIENREGPKGFYIVEDFVPEFVGVDARPFYSVRVKGESKSELRRKVEEVANLIPKDAIAVITLEGTVKGGIALAEFNDLLKDSGVRYYTFRSRVVGEAVLSKERLSEEELFTEWERELLLHLRVEPKEFSEGLTEFVSWLMERYEKGIPQKAMVPKKTPEKKAEPGEKAPKKAKVPEKAPKEKKPSETKKPEKEEKKPQNKPVSKPKNPSSLDAWLGRGKP; encoded by the coding sequence ATGAAGTTCGCCCATATAGCCGACGTCCACCTCGGCAGGGAGCAGTTCAACCAGCCCTTCCGCTACGACGACTACCTCAAGGCCTTCCGCGAATCCATAGAGAAGGCCGTGAAGGCCGACGTTGACTTCATACTCATAGCAGGAGACCTCTTCCACGTGAGCAGGCCGTCCCCGAGGACGATACGCGATGCCGTTGAGGTCCTCGAACTGCCGAGAAGGAAGGGCATCCCCGTCTTCGCGATAGAGGGCAACCACGACAAGACGATAAGGGAAACTTCCGTCTTCGACCTCCTTGAGCACCTCGGGCTGATTCACACCGTCGGCCTCAAGAGGGAGCCTAGGAAGGGCGAGTTCCAGGAGAGTAAAAAGCTCTCCGAAAACCGCTATTTGGTGTGGGGAAAGGTCGGTGACCTTGAGATACATGGGCTGAGGCACCACACCCGCTGGCAGCTCATAAGGAACGACGGGGCAATCAACGTCCTCAAGGCACTCTTCAAGGGGAAGAAGGGTATTCTGATGCTCCACCAGGCGATTGACTACCTAGCTAAGGACACGCCCTACCAGGATGCCTTTGATTTAAGGCTGAGCGAGCTGCCGGATGGCTTTTCCTACTACGCCCTCGGGCACATCCACGTCAGGAGGATAGCCGAGCCTTCGCAGACAGGTCTGAGCGGGCCTTTAGCGTATCCCGGCTCCTTAGAGAGAACTGAGGTTAGAGAGGCGAGCCACATAATCCGCTACTCCACCAGAGATAAAAAGCCAAAGGTAATCGAGAACCGCGAGGGGCCGAAGGGCTTCTACATCGTTGAGGACTTTGTTCCTGAGTTTGTAGGGGTCGACGCGAGGCCGTTCTATTCGGTCAGGGTCAAGGGCGAGAGCAAGTCCGAGCTGAGGAGGAAGGTTGAAGAGGTCGCGAATCTCATCCCGAAGGACGCGATAGCCGTGATAACGCTCGAAGGGACTGTTAAGGGCGGGATTGCCCTGGCGGAGTTCAACGACCTGCTCAAGGATTCGGGAGTGAGGTATTACACCTTCAGGAGCAGGGTCGTTGGGGAGGCGGTTCTCTCGAAGGAGCGGCTGAGCGAGGAGGAACTGTTCACGGAGTGGGAGAGGGAGCTTCTTCTGCATCTCCGCGTTGAACCTAAGGAGTTCTCGGAGGGGCTCACAGAGTTCGTTTCCTGGTTGATGGAAAGGTACGAGAAGGGGATTCCTCAAAAGGCCATGGTTCCGAAGAAGACCCCGGAGAAGAAAGCGGAACCCGGGGAAAAGGCGCCCAAGAAGGCCAAAGTCCCGGAAAAAGCGCCGAAGGAAAAGAAACCATCAGAGACAAAGAAGCCCGAGAAAGAAGAGAAAAAACCCCAAAATAAGCCCGTCTCCAAACCCAAAAACCCATCGAGCCTCGACGCCTGGCTGGGGAGGGGTAAGCCGTGA
- a CDS encoding DUF835 domain-containing protein yields MENNTGATQALEEIVEALRNKSPKELLSYAIFNEEDEAEYYAELARRVSMVSVKVLFLKMSEESNNHREWLYHLFKKLYPNEEPVKVEAPPVEVAPFLQEFETVDDYVSALEYCMESELFAKKTYEILAKVAEDEDTRALALHLATMEEEHYHEIRRLYELITLMKERDINPPHLDPGGYLFTDDTKAKYFLLDMLDSNRVLKALVRENPEQFMKLFEGKDASAVWVTKTGAENSIPPSGVPTLRKDLFRFFEKASRDGKQGIVFIQNFGYLVLELGFKDAIDFALYLKDSALHYNGYVVMTAVPTAFEKKEWSLLTSEFVEIS; encoded by the coding sequence ATGGAAAACAACACCGGTGCCACCCAGGCGCTGGAGGAAATTGTTGAGGCCCTCCGGAACAAGTCCCCCAAGGAGCTCCTGAGCTACGCGATATTCAACGAGGAGGATGAAGCCGAATATTACGCGGAGCTTGCTCGTAGGGTTAGTATGGTGAGCGTGAAAGTCCTGTTCTTGAAGATGAGCGAGGAAAGCAACAACCACCGCGAATGGCTGTACCACCTCTTCAAGAAGCTTTACCCGAACGAGGAGCCCGTGAAGGTGGAGGCTCCTCCCGTTGAGGTTGCCCCCTTTCTGCAGGAGTTCGAGACGGTTGATGACTACGTCTCGGCCCTCGAGTACTGCATGGAGAGCGAGCTCTTCGCGAAGAAAACCTACGAGATCCTAGCAAAGGTGGCGGAAGATGAGGACACCCGTGCTCTGGCCCTCCACCTCGCCACGATGGAGGAGGAGCACTACCATGAGATACGCAGGCTGTACGAGCTGATAACCCTAATGAAGGAGAGGGATATCAACCCCCCGCACCTGGACCCCGGGGGATATCTCTTCACGGACGACACCAAGGCCAAGTACTTCCTCCTCGACATGCTCGACAGTAACAGGGTTCTGAAGGCCCTCGTGAGGGAGAACCCGGAGCAGTTCATGAAGCTCTTTGAGGGGAAGGATGCCTCGGCGGTCTGGGTCACCAAGACCGGCGCAGAGAACTCTATCCCCCCGAGTGGAGTCCCGACCCTCAGGAAGGACCTGTTCAGGTTCTTTGAGAAAGCATCCCGCGACGGAAAGCAGGGCATCGTTTTCATCCAGAACTTTGGCTACCTGGTCTTGGAGCTCGGCTTCAAGGACGCTATAGACTTTGCCCTGTACCTCAAGGACAGTGCTCTCCATTATAATGGCTACGTCGTCATGACGGCCGTCCCAACGGCCTTTGAAAAGAAGGAGTGGTCGCTTCTGACCTCGGAGTTCGTGGAGATATCGTGA
- a CDS encoding ATP-binding protein, protein MERDSPVGIVFGESTTDHFTFIVNPRNELPRFGEFLIARNRDGDEVLALLKSIRNVNWLMDAGRGSYDYVEKTVNVFSKGVLDKSEEILATAKVLGVLRTADGDFLPKPAPNRVPIKPGEKVYLARDEDLERIFSQGHIRLGRLIAREKVEVNLDANRLVSRHFAVLAVTGAGKSNTIAVLTKELVSNINATVVILDPHGEYRHLSWPGARVNPIKATIDPGRIRLSEFATLLGIAENASLQRRFLGLVYRTVREEMRRNGRVVGGMDFIHAMEDKIEEWIRVYENTDDKIIYYYDEKGIETPRKIQAKDLDSLIRLKDYLSELRANFGEFISPVNVLSEIRPGMVNVIDLSGMEEEQMITLASFVLRGILKNRIEYIKALRTNDRPTAREIIENYPAVRKPLLVIVEEAHIFAPRGEKNPATLWLGKIAREGRKFGVGLGIVSQRPKKLDDDILSQTNTKIILKLVEPNDQRYVQQASEQISEDLLSDIASLGVGEAVIVGYAITIPAMVKIYSFERDMKGHYGGGDIDIVAEWLEGKDEEENVTEEEAINALPL, encoded by the coding sequence ATGGAGCGTGATAGCCCCGTTGGAATCGTGTTCGGTGAATCGACCACCGACCACTTCACGTTCATAGTGAACCCGAGGAACGAGCTTCCCCGCTTCGGAGAGTTCCTGATAGCGAGAAACAGGGATGGCGACGAGGTTTTAGCACTTTTGAAGTCAATACGGAACGTCAACTGGCTGATGGACGCCGGTAGAGGAAGCTATGACTACGTCGAGAAGACCGTGAACGTTTTCTCGAAGGGCGTTCTGGATAAGAGTGAGGAGATACTCGCGACGGCTAAAGTTTTAGGGGTGTTGAGGACTGCAGATGGAGATTTTCTCCCCAAACCAGCCCCCAACCGCGTCCCGATAAAGCCCGGCGAAAAGGTCTACCTCGCAAGGGATGAAGACCTGGAGAGGATTTTCTCGCAGGGGCACATAAGGCTCGGGAGGCTCATAGCGAGGGAGAAGGTTGAGGTCAACCTCGACGCCAACAGGCTCGTTTCGAGGCACTTCGCGGTTTTGGCAGTCACGGGTGCCGGAAAGTCCAACACCATAGCGGTTCTAACGAAGGAGCTGGTGAGCAACATCAACGCCACCGTCGTTATCCTCGACCCGCACGGGGAATACCGGCATTTGAGCTGGCCTGGAGCAAGAGTGAACCCGATAAAGGCCACGATAGATCCGGGGAGGATAAGGCTCAGCGAGTTCGCCACGCTCCTCGGCATAGCGGAGAACGCCAGTCTGCAGAGGCGCTTCCTCGGGCTGGTCTACAGGACGGTTAGAGAGGAGATGCGCAGGAACGGGCGCGTCGTTGGCGGAATGGACTTCATCCACGCAATGGAGGACAAGATAGAGGAATGGATACGCGTTTACGAGAATACCGACGACAAAATCATCTACTACTACGACGAGAAGGGCATCGAGACGCCGAGGAAGATACAGGCGAAGGACCTCGACTCCCTGATAAGGCTGAAGGATTATTTAAGCGAGCTTCGCGCCAACTTCGGCGAGTTCATAAGCCCGGTTAACGTTCTCAGCGAGATAAGGCCGGGGATGGTGAACGTCATCGATCTGAGCGGCATGGAAGAGGAGCAGATGATAACTTTGGCGAGCTTTGTCCTGCGCGGGATCCTCAAGAACCGCATCGAGTACATAAAAGCCCTCAGAACGAACGACAGGCCCACCGCAAGGGAGATAATCGAGAACTACCCGGCTGTCAGGAAGCCCCTGCTGGTCATCGTCGAGGAGGCGCACATATTCGCGCCGAGGGGCGAGAAGAACCCGGCGACGCTCTGGCTCGGCAAGATAGCGAGGGAAGGAAGGAAGTTCGGAGTCGGCCTCGGTATAGTCTCCCAGCGGCCGAAGAAGCTCGACGACGACATTCTGAGCCAGACGAACACAAAGATCATCCTCAAGCTCGTCGAGCCTAACGACCAGCGCTATGTCCAGCAGGCGAGCGAGCAGATAAGCGAGGACCTGCTGAGTGACATAGCTTCCCTCGGAGTCGGTGAGGCGGTGATAGTCGGCTACGCGATAACGATTCCAGCAATGGTGAAGATATACAGCTTCGAGAGGGACATGAAGGGCCACTACGGCGGCGGGGACATAGATATAGTCGCAGAGTGGCTTGAGGGGAAGGACGAGGAAGAGAACGTGACGGAAGAGGAGGCCATCAACGCCCTCCCGCTGTGA
- a CDS encoding tyrosine-type recombinase/integrase, with the protein MGAYVVSREVLDRYVRALVNSGYSSSSITKRLQVIEMVLRNFGMPESLIDVLKRPKREANIARRIEQEGNTPSLDIEDAREFFKRLEMPFQLGELNETQYIKAVAFALLLFATGRRVSEIVQVRAQDIDFKTHTIRILVSQTKEGKIQKITSGERIVFVTKETEAVLRFYLEINKKEIEGQDGYLFMTPGKRSLKDTCF; encoded by the coding sequence GTGGGAGCATATGTAGTTTCGAGAGAGGTTTTAGATAGATACGTAAGAGCACTGGTTAATTCCGGATATTCGAGTTCATCAATAACGAAGAGACTTCAGGTTATTGAAATGGTCTTGAGAAACTTTGGAATGCCGGAATCATTGATTGATGTACTCAAACGCCCTAAAAGGGAAGCAAATATTGCAAGAAGGATAGAACAGGAGGGGAATACACCATCTTTAGATATTGAAGACGCAAGAGAGTTCTTTAAGAGGCTTGAGATGCCCTTTCAGCTTGGAGAGTTAAATGAAACACAGTACATCAAAGCTGTAGCATTTGCATTGCTCTTATTCGCCACTGGAAGACGTGTGAGTGAAATAGTCCAAGTGAGAGCACAAGATATTGACTTTAAAACTCATACAATCCGAATACTGGTATCACAAACAAAAGAAGGAAAAATTCAAAAAATAACCTCTGGTGAAAGGATAGTTTTCGTGACAAAGGAAACAGAAGCAGTTCTCAGATTCTATTTAGAAATCAACAAAAAAGAAATAGAGGGGCAGGACGGCTATTTATTTATGACTCCCGGAAAACGAAGCCTGAAAGACACTTGCTTTTAG